From Cecembia calidifontis, one genomic window encodes:
- the hisG gene encoding ATP phosphoribosyltransferase, whose protein sequence is MNSIIRIAVQKSGRLSDDSLALIKECGIKFYNGTGKLKSVSTNFPIEFLFLRDDDIPGYVEDGVADLGIVGENELVEKDKDVTVLKKLGFSKCRLSLAIPKSQEYTNIHYFQGKSIATSYPKILGDYLAQHNIQADIHEISGSVEIAPSIGLAEGICDIVSSGSTLMMNGLKEVEEIFKSEAVLIANKKLTEDKLAIVDKLLFRINAVQKGKSNKYVLLNAPNESLEKIVSLMPGMRSPTILPLAQEGWSSVHSVLSEDQFWEKIEELRAAGAEGILVVPIEKMVI, encoded by the coding sequence ATGAATTCTATTATCCGTATAGCCGTACAAAAAAGCGGTAGATTAAGTGATGATTCTTTGGCATTGATCAAGGAATGTGGCATAAAATTTTATAATGGCACAGGGAAACTCAAGTCTGTTTCCACCAATTTTCCGATAGAGTTTTTATTCCTTAGAGATGATGATATCCCCGGATATGTGGAAGACGGTGTAGCGGATCTGGGTATCGTGGGCGAAAATGAACTCGTAGAGAAAGATAAAGATGTTACTGTTCTCAAAAAGCTAGGTTTTTCTAAATGTAGGCTATCATTGGCTATCCCAAAAAGTCAAGAATATACCAATATCCACTATTTTCAGGGAAAAAGTATTGCTACTTCTTATCCGAAAATCTTGGGAGATTACCTTGCCCAACACAATATTCAGGCAGATATCCATGAGATTTCAGGTTCTGTGGAAATAGCCCCCAGTATAGGATTGGCAGAAGGAATCTGTGATATTGTAAGTTCCGGCTCCACCCTTATGATGAATGGACTGAAAGAGGTTGAGGAAATTTTCAAATCAGAGGCGGTATTAATTGCCAATAAAAAACTTACAGAGGATAAATTGGCCATAGTGGACAAGCTTCTTTTCCGAATCAATGCTGTCCAAAAGGGGAAAAGCAATAAGTATGTACTGCTGAATGCACCCAATGAATCTTTGGAGAAAATAGTAAGCCTCATGCCGGGCATGAGAAGTCCTACGATTTTGCCTTTAGCACAGGAAGGATGGTCATCTGTACATTCTGTATTAAGTGAAGATCAGTTTTGGGAAAAAATCGAAGAACTCAGGGCTGCAGGAGCAGAAGGTATTTTGGTGGTGCCAATTGAAAAAATGGTAATTTGA
- a CDS encoding IS1380 family transposase, with amino-acid sequence MKITNSTEKITPFGGFNFVFNSFKNSGLPELIDNQLGVRALRGGFSYSDIFANHMAIFFNGGDCTEDINVHLRDALEQVPSFSVCSADTILRGIKELAVDTELFINPSSGVSHEFNINGKLNSLLLKSACKTGLLKSGVAYDLDYDNTVIPTEKYDSKKTYKHVYGYQPGVASIAHPEFSQAIPVYVEGRNGNSQAKYLQADTLTRMFGQLTNENIRIGRFRADSASYQEEVLRTLEAHTESFYIRANRCAKLDNILGSIAPEKWQKIRLGVQEMEVTDLSDYKPFGKDRSYRLVITRIRRKDGQADVFSGDAFTYRAILTNEHTSSNEAVVRFYNARGASERLFDVLNNDFGWSKLPCSFLAENTSFMLMTAMYANFYTYIIGEYSRKVDWLKPTDRLKKFIFRFITVSAKWIRTGRREVLKLFTSKDYKPILN; translated from the coding sequence ATGAAAATTACGAATTCGACAGAAAAAATCACACCTTTCGGAGGTTTTAATTTTGTTTTTAACTCTTTCAAAAATTCTGGTCTCCCAGAACTCATTGATAATCAATTGGGGGTTAGAGCCTTAAGGGGAGGGTTTTCATACAGTGACATTTTCGCCAATCATATGGCTATTTTCTTTAATGGTGGCGACTGTACTGAAGATATCAATGTTCACTTGAGAGACGCACTTGAACAGGTCCCTTCATTTTCAGTATGCAGTGCCGATACAATTCTGAGAGGTATCAAAGAGCTTGCTGTTGATACAGAACTCTTTATAAATCCGTCCAGTGGAGTAAGCCATGAATTTAATATCAATGGAAAACTCAACAGCTTGTTGTTAAAATCAGCTTGTAAGACCGGATTACTCAAGTCAGGTGTTGCTTACGACCTCGATTATGACAACACCGTCATTCCAACTGAAAAGTACGATTCAAAAAAGACATATAAACACGTCTATGGATATCAGCCAGGTGTAGCTTCCATAGCACATCCTGAATTTTCACAGGCCATTCCTGTGTACGTAGAGGGCAGAAATGGCAACAGTCAGGCCAAATATTTGCAGGCTGATACACTTACACGCATGTTTGGGCAGCTTACCAATGAAAATATCCGTATCGGAAGGTTCAGAGCCGATTCAGCATCCTATCAGGAAGAAGTTCTCCGCACACTGGAAGCACATACCGAAAGCTTTTATATACGGGCAAACAGATGTGCCAAACTGGATAATATCCTTGGAAGTATAGCCCCTGAGAAGTGGCAGAAAATACGTTTGGGTGTACAGGAAATGGAAGTTACTGACCTATCCGACTACAAACCTTTCGGTAAAGACAGGTCTTACAGGCTGGTCATTACCAGAATCAGGCGTAAAGACGGGCAGGCAGATGTGTTTAGTGGAGATGCATTTACTTACAGGGCTATTCTGACCAATGAACATACATCGTCCAATGAAGCTGTTGTAAGGTTTTATAACGCCCGGGGTGCAAGCGAACGCTTGTTTGATGTACTCAACAATGACTTTGGCTGGTCTAAGTTGCCCTGTTCGTTCCTTGCAGAGAATACCTCCTTTATGCTTATGACGGCTATGTATGCCAATTTTTACACCTATATCATTGGAGAGTATTCCAGAAAAGTTGATTGGCTTAAGCCTACCGACAGGCTCAAGAAGTTTATCTTCAGATTTATCACTGTTTCAGCCAAGTGGATAAGAACGGGAAGAAGAGAAGTGCTCAAACTGTTCACGAGTAAGGATTACAAGCCGATTTTGAACTAA
- the priA gene encoding replication restart helicase PriA → METLFGDLEDIKAGESALFADVILPVPIPKMFTYKIPRNLKEEIGIGFRVIVQFGKKKILTGIIGKVHQKPPSAYEAKPILDVLESHASVNPIQIRFWAWMAEYYCCHIGEVMNAALPSGLKLSSESKIQLNPTFDADTSPYPLDDREALLLQALSNKEEMSYEDCEVVLGIKSIHGIIKSLVIKEAILVFEEVKEKYSPKVESRIRFRTDLAKDKEALEAVFNEVSNKPKQEEILLKYLQEVPVYRNPELNQNGLEKKVLSDAGLSLSSLKTLIKNGILEEFKIIVSRFEDEQGHNEDIVLSPEQEQAQNTIKEAFEEKNTVLLHGITGSGKTELYIKLIQEALEGGSQVLLLLPEIALTTHIVGRLRQVFGSKMGVYHSKYSDNERVEVWNGVLSGKFSFVVGVRSSIFLPFDSLGLVIVDEEHEVSYKQFDPAPRFQARDAAIMLAWLHQAKTLLGSATPSFESFYNARLKKYGYVTLEKRFGDAQLPEFQLADILVDKKKNLLKLDFTRLMREKIQEALKNQEQVLIFQNRRGYAPYISCEECAWIPECEHCDVSLTYHQFGEEMRCHYCGFREKVPQSCRACGSSKLSAVGLGTERIEESLSLLFPEARIARMDLDTTRSKYGYQRLLEDFGSGNVDILVGTQMITKGLDFDKVTVVGIMDADRILYFPDFRAGERAFQQLTQVAGRAGRREKKGTVIIQTRRPEQQIFQQVMSGDYKNFYIQEMGERQRFFYPPFVKMLKITTRHKDFKTAEKAARYLHNLMAEIQVKKILLGPEKGLIGKIKNQFIFESIVKLDKSGNAQAQFKHELQLLIEELQVQKDFRAVRFIVDVDPY, encoded by the coding sequence TTGGAAACATTATTTGGTGACCTTGAAGACATAAAGGCAGGAGAGTCCGCACTTTTTGCAGATGTGATTCTGCCTGTTCCAATTCCCAAAATGTTCACCTATAAAATCCCCCGCAATCTGAAAGAAGAAATCGGTATTGGTTTTAGGGTGATAGTACAGTTCGGAAAGAAGAAAATCCTTACGGGTATAATAGGTAAAGTTCATCAAAAACCACCTTCTGCCTATGAGGCAAAGCCTATCTTGGATGTCCTGGAATCGCACGCATCGGTAAATCCCATTCAGATACGGTTTTGGGCTTGGATGGCCGAATATTATTGCTGCCATATTGGAGAGGTCATGAATGCAGCTCTTCCATCAGGTCTTAAATTGAGTAGTGAAAGTAAAATACAGCTCAATCCTACCTTTGATGCAGATACCTCACCCTATCCTTTGGATGATAGGGAAGCGCTTCTTCTTCAAGCCCTTAGCAATAAAGAAGAGATGAGCTATGAGGACTGTGAAGTTGTTCTTGGGATCAAATCCATTCATGGCATCATCAAAAGCCTGGTGATCAAAGAGGCCATTTTGGTATTTGAAGAGGTGAAAGAAAAGTATAGCCCCAAAGTGGAGTCACGGATCCGGTTCAGAACTGATTTAGCCAAAGACAAGGAAGCCTTGGAAGCGGTTTTCAACGAGGTCAGCAATAAGCCTAAGCAAGAAGAAATTTTATTGAAGTATTTGCAGGAGGTCCCTGTTTACCGAAATCCTGAGCTTAACCAAAACGGCTTGGAAAAAAAAGTGCTCTCGGATGCCGGATTGTCCCTTTCAAGTCTGAAAACCCTGATCAAAAATGGGATTTTGGAAGAGTTCAAAATTATTGTAAGTAGGTTTGAAGATGAGCAGGGGCACAATGAAGACATTGTGCTTTCACCAGAGCAAGAGCAGGCCCAAAATACAATCAAAGAGGCTTTTGAGGAGAAGAACACTGTGCTTTTGCATGGCATTACAGGAAGTGGAAAGACTGAATTGTACATTAAGCTTATCCAAGAGGCATTGGAAGGTGGGTCTCAGGTTTTATTGTTGCTGCCGGAAATTGCCCTGACAACACATATCGTAGGCCGTTTGAGGCAGGTTTTTGGAAGCAAGATGGGGGTTTACCATTCCAAATATTCTGACAACGAACGCGTAGAAGTATGGAATGGTGTATTGAGCGGGAAATTTTCATTTGTAGTGGGGGTAAGGAGTTCTATTTTCCTGCCATTTGATAGTTTGGGCTTGGTCATAGTGGATGAGGAACATGAAGTTTCTTATAAGCAGTTTGATCCTGCGCCAAGGTTTCAGGCAAGAGATGCAGCCATCATGTTGGCCTGGTTGCATCAGGCTAAAACACTTTTGGGTTCTGCTACGCCTTCTTTTGAGTCGTTTTATAATGCCCGTTTAAAAAAATACGGTTATGTGACTTTGGAAAAACGCTTTGGTGATGCCCAATTGCCAGAATTCCAACTTGCAGACATTTTGGTGGACAAAAAGAAAAACCTCTTAAAATTGGATTTTACCAGATTGATGAGGGAAAAAATCCAGGAGGCCCTGAAAAATCAGGAACAGGTACTGATTTTTCAGAACAGAAGGGGGTATGCACCTTACATTTCCTGCGAAGAATGTGCCTGGATTCCCGAATGTGAACATTGTGATGTCAGCTTGACCTATCACCAGTTTGGGGAAGAAATGAGATGCCATTACTGTGGATTCAGGGAAAAAGTCCCCCAATCCTGTCGTGCCTGTGGAAGCTCCAAACTCAGCGCAGTTGGATTGGGTACAGAGAGGATTGAAGAGAGTCTAAGTTTGCTTTTTCCAGAGGCAAGGATTGCCCGTATGGATTTGGATACGACCCGGAGTAAGTATGGTTATCAGCGGCTGCTAGAGGATTTTGGATCAGGCAATGTAGATATTTTGGTAGGCACACAAATGATCACTAAAGGACTGGATTTTGATAAAGTCACTGTGGTAGGCATAATGGATGCGGACAGGATTCTTTATTTTCCTGATTTCAGGGCAGGGGAACGTGCTTTCCAACAACTTACCCAAGTAGCTGGAAGGGCAGGAAGAAGGGAAAAAAAGGGCACAGTGATCATTCAGACTAGGAGGCCTGAGCAGCAAATATTCCAGCAGGTCATGTCAGGTGATTATAAAAATTTTTATATCCAGGAGATGGGGGAAAGACAGCGGTTTTTTTATCCCCCATTCGTAAAAATGCTTAAAATTACCACCAGACATAAGGATTTTAAAACAGCTGAAAAAGCGGCGAGGTACCTGCATAACCTCATGGCGGAAATTCAGGTCAAAAAGATTTTATTAGGTCCTGAAAAAGGCTTGATAGGGAAAATCAAAAACCAGTTTATTTTTGAGTCTATAGTAAAATTGGATAAATCGGGAAATGCCCAGGCCCAATTTAAGCATGAGCTTCAATTACTTATAGAAGAGCTACAGGTCCAAAAAGATTTTAGGGCTGTCCGTTTTATTGTCGATGTAGATCCATATTGA
- a CDS encoding S66 peptidase family protein, with protein sequence MNKRLFLKTLGLGIAGLPLNYALANDNGELAKKTILPRGIQQGDKIGIISPSAATADRIQFDFAKETMGALGFEVQLGENLKNRRGHLAGTDEERAADLNEMFADKDIKAIICIRGGSGAARILPLIDYNIIKKNPKPLLGYSDITALHNAIHAKTGLITFHGPNGSGSWNSFNVKQFENMFFKKEMVSFENEQVKGDDLIVKQNRIQTIRPGIASGKILGGNLTVLTALSGTPYLPDFENAILFVEDIGEDPYKIDRMMSTLLLNGTLSKIKGFIFGQCTDCNPSGGFGSLTLDDILDDYILPLNIPAYKGAMIGHVPKQFIVPVGGQVEMNANAGTFKLLEKVFQD encoded by the coding sequence ATGAATAAAAGACTGTTCTTAAAAACCTTAGGACTTGGAATTGCCGGTTTACCCTTGAACTATGCCCTCGCAAATGACAATGGCGAGCTTGCCAAAAAAACCATATTACCAAGGGGTATCCAACAGGGAGATAAAATCGGCATCATCAGTCCTTCTGCTGCCACAGCCGATAGAATCCAATTTGATTTTGCTAAGGAAACCATGGGAGCCCTGGGTTTTGAGGTGCAATTGGGAGAAAATCTAAAAAACAGGCGAGGACATCTTGCAGGAACCGATGAAGAAAGGGCTGCTGACCTCAACGAAATGTTTGCGGACAAAGACATCAAGGCCATTATTTGCATCAGGGGAGGATCAGGTGCTGCCAGGATATTGCCTTTGATTGATTATAATATCATCAAAAAAAATCCAAAACCTCTTTTGGGCTATTCTGACATTACTGCTCTCCACAACGCTATCCATGCCAAGACCGGTTTGATCACTTTTCATGGGCCAAATGGAAGTGGAAGCTGGAACAGCTTCAATGTCAAACAATTCGAAAACATGTTTTTCAAAAAGGAAATGGTCTCTTTTGAAAATGAACAGGTCAAAGGAGATGATCTGATTGTCAAACAAAACCGTATCCAGACCATAAGGCCGGGAATTGCCAGTGGCAAGATATTGGGCGGAAATCTTACTGTATTAACTGCATTATCCGGAACCCCTTACCTCCCCGATTTTGAAAATGCCATTTTATTTGTAGAGGATATCGGTGAAGATCCATATAAAATTGACCGCATGATGAGCACCCTGTTACTCAATGGCACCTTATCCAAAATCAAAGGATTTATTTTTGGCCAATGTACAGATTGCAATCCATCAGGGGGCTTTGGTTCACTTACTTTAGATGATATTCTTGATGATTATATTCTTCCCTTGAATATCCCTGCATATAAAGGGGCGATGATAGGCCATGTCCCCAAACAATTTATCGTACCCGTTGGCGGCCAGGTAGAGATGAATGCCAATGCGGGCACATTTAAACTCTTGGAAAAAGTATTTCAAGATTAA
- a CDS encoding SGNH/GDSL hydrolase family protein, with translation MKHLTYLTFLLLSLYMGCNQKKTLENYMDTQELTYLALGDSYTIGEGVEESGRYPNQVVELVKKDGIEFKKPTIIAKTGWTTDELHEGIIAAGVENNTYDLVTLLIGVNNQYRGRDIENYKEEFEGLLKKSIKYAKGNPNHVVVISIPDWGVTPFAMERGTDQQKVRNEIDLFNKAKKEISQKLGVHYINITDRYREIGANPEMVVDDNLHPSHLVYQEWAKELARIIEQKMQF, from the coding sequence ATGAAACACTTAACTTACTTGACCTTCCTCTTATTGAGCCTGTATATGGGCTGTAATCAGAAAAAAACTTTGGAAAATTATATGGATACACAGGAACTTACCTATTTGGCTTTGGGAGACTCTTACACGATAGGAGAAGGGGTGGAAGAATCCGGTAGATATCCCAATCAGGTTGTGGAATTGGTGAAAAAGGATGGCATTGAATTCAAAAAACCAACCATCATTGCCAAGACAGGCTGGACAACGGATGAACTCCATGAAGGAATAATCGCTGCGGGTGTAGAAAACAATACCTATGATTTGGTAACCCTTTTAATTGGGGTAAACAACCAATATAGAGGCAGGGATATCGAAAACTATAAAGAAGAGTTTGAGGGCTTACTCAAAAAATCCATCAAATATGCCAAAGGGAATCCCAACCATGTAGTGGTAATTTCCATTCCGGATTGGGGAGTTACACCTTTTGCAATGGAAAGAGGGACAGATCAGCAAAAGGTAAGAAATGAAATTGATCTTTTTAACAAAGCCAAGAAAGAAATATCCCAAAAATTGGGCGTTCATTACATCAATATCACGGACAGATACAGAGAAATCGGTGCTAATCCGGAAATGGTGGTAGATGACAACTTACATCCCAGTCACTTGGTGTATCAAGAATGGGCCAAGGAATTGGCAAGAATTATAGAACAAAAAATGCAGTTTTGA
- a CDS encoding DUF4377 domain-containing protein — protein MRALITIGLMILLLAMMSCKTEKITSANSQEEKVFWVNSSKVPCTGVAPMNCLEVQENSEIDEGKWTFFYSQIEGFDFKPGNRYRIKVKIEKLPDQVPADASSLRYRLVEVLEEYPDKRLRLSNIWMVEKLEDIENPKGMEKALTLEINVAERRYFGFSGCNTIRGAALGITEKEIVFGNGAMTRMYCGPEYMDLEMKYAEILKEIKQYRFSGSKLSLLDEEGKIRMVLKNVD, from the coding sequence ATGAGGGCCTTGATAACCATTGGACTAATGATTCTTTTACTTGCCATGATGTCCTGTAAAACAGAAAAAATAACTTCCGCCAACAGTCAGGAGGAAAAAGTTTTTTGGGTCAACAGCAGTAAAGTTCCCTGTACCGGCGTTGCCCCGATGAATTGCCTGGAAGTCCAGGAAAACAGTGAAATTGATGAAGGTAAATGGACCTTTTTTTACTCACAGATTGAAGGATTTGATTTTAAACCCGGCAACAGGTACAGAATCAAGGTGAAAATTGAAAAATTGCCTGATCAGGTGCCTGCGGATGCCTCTTCATTGCGTTACCGTCTTGTTGAGGTTTTGGAAGAATATCCCGACAAAAGATTGAGATTAAGCAATATTTGGATGGTGGAAAAGCTGGAAGATATAGAAAATCCTAAAGGAATGGAAAAAGCACTTACATTGGAAATCAATGTCGCGGAAAGAAGATATTTCGGCTTTTCGGGCTGTAATACCATTAGAGGAGCCGCTTTGGGTATTACTGAAAAAGAAATTGTTTTCGGCAATGGCGCTATGACCCGGATGTATTGCGGGCCTGAATATATGGACTTAGAAATGAAATATGCAGAGATCTTAAAAGAGATCAAACAGTACAGGTTTTCTGGTTCAAAATTGTCGTTGTTGGATGAAGAGGGGAAAATCAGAATGGTACTTAAAAATGTTGATTAA
- a CDS encoding DUF1573 domain-containing protein has product MKKLFLLAVMALMVFAVQAQTEKKGAVIDFKEKSIDFGDITQGDRVEHTFVFTNSGDAPLVISNVAVTCGCTAPNWPKQPIAPGATGELKVVFNSAGKMGKQNSVVRIYSNATEPIEKVSLISNVLPKGTK; this is encoded by the coding sequence ATGAAAAAGTTGTTTTTGCTTGCAGTAATGGCCTTGATGGTATTTGCTGTACAGGCTCAAACCGAGAAAAAAGGTGCAGTGATCGATTTCAAAGAGAAATCCATTGATTTTGGTGACATCACTCAAGGGGATAGGGTAGAGCATACCTTTGTTTTTACCAATAGTGGAGATGCTCCTCTTGTCATTTCCAATGTGGCCGTGACCTGTGGATGTACTGCTCCAAATTGGCCAAAACAGCCAATTGCGCCGGGAGCGACCGGTGAGCTAAAGGTAGTCTTTAACTCAGCTGGTAAAATGGGAAAGCAGAATTCTGTAGTCAGGATTTATTCCAATGCTACTGAACCCATTGAAAAAGTTTCCCTGATCTCCAATGTGTTGCCAAAAGGGACTAAATGA
- a CDS encoding ATP-dependent DNA helicase, producing the protein MMSKDKEVEIKPSVLLSKYFPFVPTEGQKVFFLKMDRFFDKGALETHAFILKGYAGTGKTSLISALVRILPRLKTKSMLLAPTGRAAKVMGNYSRKSAFTIHKIIYRPKDQIGEMGAGFELVKNYHKDTLFIVDEASMLADEVVGGRSLLRDLIHFVFQDSSNRLLLVGDTAQLPPVGSSQSPALVADYMIRNFRLKVESIELTEVMRQELESGILFNATHLRNQIHSKLPEITFRTNGFKDFFKMTGERLEDGLRYAYNKYGVENTAIITRSNKAAVQYNQYIRRTIHFYDDEISAGDFLMIVKNNYTYMADSDKVNFLANGDFVEVIKIRSFEEMYGLRFATLELRLLDYPEEPFFEAKVIMDTLYSSGPSLSHAEYKELYRQVSEDYSDVANKAERMELIKKDPYLSALQVKFAYALTCHKSQGGQWDAVFVDQGYLTDDMVNADYIRWLYTAVTRAKKELFMVNFHSKFYISNKE; encoded by the coding sequence ATGATGAGTAAAGATAAAGAAGTAGAAATAAAGCCTTCGGTTCTCCTGTCAAAATATTTTCCATTCGTTCCCACTGAGGGACAAAAGGTTTTTTTTCTGAAAATGGACAGGTTTTTTGATAAGGGAGCGCTTGAAACCCATGCCTTTATTTTGAAAGGGTATGCCGGTACCGGTAAAACATCTCTTATTTCGGCCTTGGTCAGGATCCTTCCCCGCTTAAAGACTAAGTCAATGCTTTTGGCTCCGACCGGCAGGGCAGCCAAGGTAATGGGTAATTATAGCCGAAAATCTGCTTTCACTATCCATAAAATAATTTACCGCCCCAAGGATCAAATTGGGGAAATGGGAGCAGGTTTTGAACTGGTCAAAAATTACCATAAAGATACCCTGTTTATTGTAGATGAGGCTTCCATGTTGGCAGATGAAGTTGTGGGAGGAAGGAGCCTTTTGAGAGACCTGATACACTTTGTGTTTCAGGATTCCAGTAACCGCCTATTACTTGTCGGAGATACGGCCCAGCTCCCACCGGTGGGAAGCAGTCAAAGCCCGGCTTTGGTTGCCGATTACATGATCCGGAATTTTAGACTTAAAGTTGAAAGTATTGAACTAACCGAAGTCATGCGGCAAGAGCTTGAATCGGGAATTTTGTTCAATGCTACCCATCTCAGAAATCAAATTCATTCCAAGCTGCCTGAAATTACATTTAGGACTAATGGATTCAAGGACTTTTTTAAAATGACCGGAGAGAGGCTGGAAGACGGATTAAGGTATGCTTACAACAAATACGGGGTTGAAAATACAGCCATCATCACCAGATCCAATAAAGCAGCAGTACAGTATAATCAGTACATCCGTAGGACCATTCATTTTTATGATGATGAAATCAGTGCAGGAGATTTTTTAATGATTGTGAAAAATAATTACACCTACATGGCAGATTCTGACAAAGTTAATTTTTTGGCCAATGGAGACTTTGTGGAAGTGATTAAAATAAGATCCTTCGAAGAAATGTATGGTCTAAGATTTGCTACTTTGGAATTGAGGCTTCTGGATTATCCGGAAGAACCTTTCTTTGAGGCAAAAGTCATTATGGATACCCTGTATTCTTCAGGACCTTCTTTGAGCCATGCAGAGTATAAAGAGTTGTACAGACAGGTATCGGAAGATTATTCAGATGTAGCCAATAAGGCGGAAAGAATGGAATTGATAAAAAAAGATCCTTATCTTTCAGCCCTTCAGGTTAAATTTGCGTATGCACTGACATGTCATAAATCGCAGGGCGGTCAGTGGGATGCCGTATTTGTGGATCAAGGCTACCTGACAGACGATATGGTCAATGCTGATTATATCAGGTGGCTTTACACCGCAGTAACAAGGGCAAAGAAGGAGTTATTCATGGTAAACTTCCATTCAAAGTTTTATATTAGCAACAAAGAATAA
- a CDS encoding NUDIX domain-containing protein, with protein sequence MTKLEKELVDKFGGRLRTRVNGILIKNDKILMIKHKMSVNRYFWNVPGGGMKYGYSVQENLEREFLEETGLVIQVKDFVCAHEFLEPPLHAIELFFSVEEIGGSLKMGIDPELDDSKQLIIEIGYLNLEKLSLIKNPEKHPIFWGIKSLNDVRKWNGYFNFENNSIK encoded by the coding sequence ATGACAAAATTGGAAAAAGAGCTAGTAGATAAATTTGGGGGAAGGCTTAGAACAAGAGTAAATGGCATATTGATCAAAAATGACAAAATTTTAATGATCAAACATAAAATGTCTGTAAATAGGTATTTCTGGAATGTTCCCGGAGGCGGGATGAAGTATGGCTATTCTGTACAAGAAAATCTGGAAAGGGAATTTTTGGAAGAAACCGGTTTGGTCATACAAGTCAAAGATTTTGTATGCGCCCATGAATTCCTGGAACCACCTTTACATGCAATTGAACTCTTTTTTTCGGTAGAAGAAATTGGAGGAAGTTTAAAAATGGGAATAGATCCTGAGCTTGATGATAGCAAGCAGTTGATCATAGAAATTGGCTATTTGAACCTTGAAAAACTGAGTCTGATCAAAAATCCAGAAAAACATCCCATTTTTTGGGGAATAAAATCACTGAATGATGTGAGAAAATGGAATGGATATTTTAATTTTGAAAATAATTCTATAAAATAG
- a CDS encoding DUF3822 family protein, producing the protein MKKLYCDKYDSKMVSYLSLFLYDDIRILLAKDINQKVVAVHTWNLLASAEKPISQVWKDELYKLDVPTKVFVHNQYFSLVPGAVFNPDFLDVYLSFSGDLAFGLKTFYTSLDSNNIQLVGGMDTKLFQLLSDGKSNVVFHHGASSFLSYCLNEKSKLLPQEILIYLFDKSFYVSAFNKQGLVLFNKFNAKTKEDLLKYLFGITSQLGFDRKHCRFTVFGKHGLFEIKTDWAMDYFKNFKIEQIHFNQSYQPGTESFAKTNHFESHWETA; encoded by the coding sequence TTGAAAAAACTATACTGCGATAAATATGATTCCAAAATGGTTTCGTATTTATCGCTTTTCTTATATGATGATATAAGGATCCTTTTGGCCAAGGACATCAATCAGAAGGTCGTTGCTGTACACACTTGGAATCTTCTGGCTTCTGCTGAAAAGCCGATTTCCCAAGTTTGGAAAGATGAACTCTATAAATTAGATGTTCCTACCAAAGTATTTGTGCACAACCAGTATTTCTCTTTAGTGCCCGGAGCTGTATTCAATCCTGACTTTTTGGATGTATATCTCTCTTTTTCAGGTGATCTTGCTTTTGGGTTAAAAACATTCTACACCTCCTTGGACAGCAACAACATACAATTGGTGGGAGGTATGGACACCAAGTTATTCCAATTACTAAGTGATGGGAAGTCCAATGTTGTATTTCACCATGGAGCCAGTTCTTTTTTATCCTATTGTCTGAATGAAAAATCTAAGTTACTTCCACAAGAAATATTGATTTATTTGTTCGATAAATCATTTTATGTTTCGGCATTCAATAAACAAGGGTTAGTACTTTTTAACAAATTCAATGCGAAAACTAAAGAGGACCTGTTGAAGTACCTGTTTGGCATTACCAGTCAATTGGGCTTTGACAGAAAGCACTGCAGGTTTACGGTATTTGGCAAACATGGTCTTTTTGAAATAAAAACTGATTGGGCTATGGATTACTTCAAAAATTTTAAAATAGAACAAATCCATTTCAACCAAAGCTATCAACCGGGAACGGAGTCTTTTGCCAAAACCAACCATTTTGAATCCCATTGGGAAACCGCTTGA